From the genome of Spinacia oleracea cultivar Varoflay chromosome 2, BTI_SOV_V1, whole genome shotgun sequence, one region includes:
- the LOC110776775 gene encoding uncharacterized protein: MVVQDLVRHYGRKGVKPSCLMKIDLQKAYDTVDWQFLREMMECLEFPVQFFNIVMECVTTPMFSLMINGLMHGFFKSQRGLRQGDPIPPLLFVICMEYLSRILQKMSALSQFQFHPRCKEVRLTHLCFADDLILCCKGEYPSIYLLLQAFKLFSNSSGLKANHQKSSIYCHGMSDGDVQRVVDASGFVRSTLPFKYLGVPICSKKIYAAQCGVLVDKMTARIKVWSSRNLSYTARMQLVNSVLLSLHIYWTQIYVLPKSVLQDIVKICRAFLWSGHAYSSKPSSIAWERICCDKQSGGLGFRDVLLWNIASIGKYVWALATKQDNVWIKWVTSVYLKGGEWWDYQPNNTASWYWKQVCSTKEKLKLVFTEAEIGAMSKYSVKQVYNKLAGNRPKVHWDRLVWNRLNTPKNRFISWLAIQSRLQTTAKMAKIGISSSAS, encoded by the coding sequence ATGGTAGTGCAGGACCTAGTGAGGCACTATGGTAGGAAAGGAGTGAAACCTAGTTGTCTGATGAAGATAGACTTGCAGAAAGCCTATGATACTGTGGATTGGCAGTTTCTGAGAGAAATGATGGAATGCTTGGAGTTTCCAGTGCAGTTTTTTAATATAGTAATGGAATGTGTCACTACACCTATGTTTTCTTTGATGATCAATGGCTTAATGCATGGTTTTTTCAAATCCCAGAGAGGTTTGAGACAGGGTGATCCCATTCCCCCTCTTCTTTTTGTTATCTGCATGGAATATTTGTCAAGGATATTGCAGAAGATGAGTGCCTTGTCACAGTTTCAGTTCCATCCTAGATGCAAAGAGGTTAGGCTCACACACTTATGCTTTGCTGATGACTTGATTCTGTGTTGCAAAGGTGAATATCCTTCAATTTATCTGCTCTTGCAAGCTTTTAAGTTGTTTTCTAACTCTTCTGGTTTGAAAGCTAATCATCAGAAATCATCCATATATTGTCATGGAATGTCTGATGGTGATGTTCAGAGGGTGGTGGATGCTTCTGGTTTTGTCAGAAGCACCTTACCATTTAAATATCTGGGAGTTCCCATCTGTTCCAAAAAGATATATGCAGCTCAGTGTGGAGTTTTGGTGGATAAGATGACTGCTAGGATTAAAGTATGGAGTTCTAGGAATCTTTCCTACACAGCTAGAATGCAGTTAGTTAATTCTGTCTTGCTTAGCTTGCATATTTACTGGACTCAGATATATGTGCTCCCAAAGAGTGTTCTTCAAGATATTGTGAAGATTTGCAGGGCTTTCCTTTGGAGTGGCCATGCTTACAGTAGTAAACCAAGCAGCATTGCCTGGGAAAGAATTTGTTGTGACAAGCAGAGTGGTGGATTGGGATTTAGAGATGTCCTGTTATGGAATATTGCTAGTATAGGCAAATATGTTTGGGCTTTGGCCACTAAACAGGACAATGTCTGGATTAAGTGGGTTACCTCAGTTTACCTAAAGGGTGGGGAATGGTGGGATTATCAGCCTAACAATACAGCTAGCTGGTATTGGAAACAGGTATGCAGTACTAAAGAGAAGCTCAAACTGGTGTTTACTGAAGCAGAAATTGGTGCAATGTCTAAATATTCTGTGAAGCAAGTCTATAACAAGCTGGCAGGCAATAGACCTAAGGTCCATTGGGACAGATTGGTGTGGAATAGGCTTAATACCCCAAAGAACAGGTTTATTTCTTGGCTAGCAATCCAATCCAGGTTGCAAACTACAGCTAAAATGGCTAAAATTGGTATCAGTAGCTCTGCAAGCTAA
- the LOC110776773 gene encoding glyoxylase I 4-like translates to MVEISCKEEDITMRENIDNPLGILSLNHISIRCRSVEKSLNFYQNVLGFFRIRRPGSLNFHGAWLFGYGIGIHLLESDDDSIGKHTPVRGINPKDNHISFQCENVAMVESTLKEMEIDCVKNRVMEGGISVDQLFFHDPDGFVIEVCDCNNLPVVPLKELDFSIREVCLLTRSGA, encoded by the exons ATGGTTGAAATATCATGCAAAGAAGAAGATATAACAATGAGAGAAAACATCGACAATCCTCTTGGTATATTATCATTAAATCACATCTCAATTAGGTGTCGTTCCGTTGAAAAATCTCTTAACTTTTACCAAAATGTCCTTGGATTTTTCCGTATTAGAAGGCCAGGTTCTTTAAATTTTCACGGTGCTTG GTTGTTTGGTTATGGTATTGGCATACATTTGCTAGAGTCTGATGATGATTCAATTGGCAAACATACACCCGTTAGAGGGATTAATCCCAAGGACAACCATATCTCCTTCCAA TGCGAGAATGTGGCGATGGTAGAAAGTACGCTAAAGGAGATGGAAATAGACTGTGTTAAAAACAGGGTGATGGAAGGTGGAATTAGTGTTGATCAACTCTTCTTCCATGATCCAGATGGTTTCGTGATTGAGGTTTGCGACTGCAACAATCTCCCCGTGGTTCCACTAAAAGAACTTGATTTTTCTATCCGTGAAGTATGCTTGCTAACACGATCAGGTGCGTGA